A stretch of Toxoplasma gondii ME49 chromosome V, whole genome shotgun sequence DNA encodes these proteins:
- a CDS encoding hypothetical protein (encoded by transcript TGME49_213310~Predicted trans-membrane domain (TMHMM2.0):3-26:34-52) translates to MPLLSVSLLCVSLSACWLAGLVSPSVRMPRVSRRLVILLALAIYCMSRFVDLPSLFSLSLASTASFRRDTPPPLTFSPPTALASSLSSPHYSPLPSASLFSPSPCSPPACSPSPWSSSPPSSRAFACPRGSSLLGVEPSFVSPVDLERSEKISSSLSRTRPSQLSARPAQSPERSSRRDTMESLHKAPLSKVFTTAHARLSSGSRSSPLSRFASSSSSPQAICGILPCCRKSKSLRGAFFSSSSRRASPRLCRSALSGPSCESPVGSPTPSSILSRSAASRVLFSLSNVSLFSAFSTPLPPCSHARFPSAAAGTVSSCVLSFCVSRTPSGSRSSLPSCFSYVVHSVLSDAPSLSRQTRCLSFCSWTPPLSPLSSSFASPSPRFSASSPSGWLFSRSRTESTSAGPESPSQAELSRGTSGVSGPRSRAATLKTSERSGAWSSSWRTSANFAQVGLWRGSSYSPSSAASSPSSSSSSAASRNSVPRLEKPGREAGGEGLSRSQVGLVGSLSKWGGRRTAAAREETAVSSSRDRLEAGEETTEAPKARGERTRLSALRVRSGSTTEAEARPLRVRWASDKLHAKTGPRETSSSARLRKEPERQDAEAETGDTEPQVDRAQKTAPPPGYGRACVSWRRSTEGRDSSSRFSPLDGTAAREERRLGKSGTALRASTRAGEKATGNWGDRRETGENAAKGGKSGEVTSAWSSWKKASPGRRVAGETGTAQRLTSSSAVLSSSLRAQRNAGGEAAPQERRTKTPASLSSRFQSSSRFQPASSSHIQSPSSRSQSVSPSSPSSPSSRRPWVKWTPPAGEAAQSRRGVGSGEARAASMSSSPASLLFSLEKREEEESRMAALRAALSAEEVAALQKEVAEKVAALPAEFLQACRHDEKVQAFAQQPDENAAGRVEDRSPEKKQSETAAKKLTAASSSPLTFSPVQSWPCVVPANGSAVSTLLTLANYRLTDCERLRAMQPPASSFSSPFAFSSSHSASPSSVAFSPAPFPAVAPSLLLSPEGKTADALFHGHKQYARAAQILQEAPLAVRSLPEALVLFRLRGLAFKGAEKRVKMEPNSETGTPAPVFASSTLQAVAEALETGTCAEIRERKQQKRVEAIASLMQVDGVGRKTAEIVVDRCGILSPEELRLNLAVAIREEEAKARGGDGDGGDSSHGGKVAGKRGKRRKKAETEEREESAGDAGTASTLLSLFTTPQLRANVLHGAALTAPMHPSEFLVWQKKLVAAIGDSTFDCLTFSLTSTDSTASPFSPSALSPSSLSPSTSSLASSSGATSEETSHSLDAREGEREDELSTEGMVTPVVAVGGGLFSRSGSASGLRSATRAREIDVLLSMLPEPLPVPPASLLSRAGEGDGRRQRQASQQKTGQSGESEAVFAALDWTEARRKDLLNGVKQRKNELLTRFLDVLQRHNLVEHLLEEKLSHTAFPSARLIVRLPWNAVAKRQLRVRVVSPDLLPFASLESRCSATSFKEIQEHVRKHFDCQLTPERLIFSSSSQPNLRFSDVSLPDAGGCGSAEGGSGVKEHLEREGSGTQSEVRREKLKGLVEKWIFTEDQLIQALELPVPLSLGQRLVSLSFRGYISASGPQRQSASR, encoded by the exons ATGCCTCTCCTGTCGGTGAGTCTcctctgcgtgtctctctctgcctgctgGTTGGCGGGCcttgtctcgccttctgtgcGGATGCCGAGAGTCAGTCGGCGCCTTGTGATTCTTCTAGCTTTGGCTATTTACTGCATGTCTCGCTTCGTCgatcttccctctctcttctcactttctcttgcttccaCTGCTTCCTTCCGTCGAGACACTCCACCTCCCTTGACCTTCTCGCCACCGACGGCTCtggcttcttcgctctcctctcctcactACTCTCCTCtaccctctgcttctctcttttctccttcgccgtgCTCACCGCctgcttgttctccttccccctggtcttcgtctccgcccTCGTCTCGCGCGTTCGCTTGTCCTCGAggctcttcccttctcggtGTAGAACCGTCGTTTGTGTCTCCCGTCGacttggagagaagcgaaaagatcagctcgtctctctctcgaacgCGCCCTTCTCAACTGTCTGCGCGTCCTGCCCAGAGTCCCGAACGTtccagcagaagagacacgatgGAGTCTCTTCACAAGGCACCGCTGTCCAAAGTGTTCACGACCGCGCATGCTCGTCTGTCCAGCGGGTCTCGCTCGTCTCCCCTGAgtcgtttcgcttcttcaagTTCCTCTCCGCAGGCAATCTGCGGCATCCTGCCTTGTTGTAGGAAGAGCAAGTCTCTGCGcggcgccttcttttcttcctcctcgcgcAGGGCTTCACCGAGATTGTGTCGATCTGCACTTTCTGGGCCTTCTTGTGAATCCCCCGTTGGTTCCCCGACTCCTTCGTCTATTCTTTCTCGGTCGGCCGCCTCACGAGTGTTATTTTCGCTTTCCAAtgtttcccttttttctgccttttctaCACCACTTCCACCCTGTTCCCATGCgcgctttccttctgccgCGGCTGGCACTGTCTCTTCGtgcgtcctctctttctgcgtgtCTCGTACGCCCTCTggctctcgctcttctcttccttcctgcttctcgtATGTAGTTCATTCTGTCTTGTCTGATGCCCCATCTCTCTCGCGGCAGACTcgatgtctctctttctgttcgtgGACGCCCCCTTtgtctcccctttcttcctctttcgcttctccgagtcctcgtttctcggcctcgtcgccttccggCTGGCTGTTCTCGCGGAGCCGAACGGAGAGCACCTCTGCCGGTCCGGAGTCGCCTTCGCAGGCGGAGTTGTCCCGCGGAACCTCAGGTGTCTCTGGCCCGCGAAGCCGCGCAGCGACACTGAAGACGTCGGAGCGAAGCGGCGCTTGGAGCTCCTCCTGGCGGACATCGGCCAACTTTGCACAAGTCGGTTTATGGCGAGGCTCTTCGtattctccttcttccgctgcGTCCTCCCCTTcatcgtcttcgtcctcagCTGCGAGCAGAAACTCGGTGCCTCGGCTGGAAAAGCCAGGGCGCGAAGCGGGGGGCGAGGGCCTTTCTCGATCCCAAGTGGGTCTTGTGGGGAGTCTGTCGAAGTGGGGTGGACGTCGGACGGCagccgcgagagaggagacagccgtctcctcctcgagGGACAGGCTcgaggcaggcgaggagacaacggaggctccgaaggcgagaggcgaacgcACGAGGCTGTCGGCGCTTCGCGTACGCTCCGGTTCCACGACGGAGGCGGAGGCCAGGCCTCTGCGGGTTCGCTGGGCCTCAGAtaaactgcatgcaaagactGGGCCGAGAGAGACCAGCTCGTCCGCGCGGCTCCGGAAAGAGCCTGAGAGAcaggacgcagaggcggagacaggagacaccgagCCGCAGGTGGATCGCGCCCAGAAGACGGCGCCGCCTCCGGGGTACGGGCGCGCCTGCGTCAGCTGGCGGAGAAGcacagaaggcagagactcttcttcgcgtttttctccactcGACGGAACTGCAGCtcgagaggaacgaaggcTGGGGAAGAGTGGAACGGCTCTGAGGGCCAGCACTCGCGcgggggagaaggcgacaggaaactggggagacaggagagagacaggcgagaacgCGGCGAAGGGGGGCAAGTCGGGAGAGGTGACGTCTGCATGGAGCTCCTGGAAGAAAGCGAGTCCGGGGAGAAGAGTTGCAGGCGAGACAGGCACCGCTCAGCGACTGACCAGCTCGTCTGCAGtcttgtcctcttctctcagaGCCCAGAGAAATGCCGGTGGAGAGGCGGCACCCCAGGAGAGACGTACCAAGACccccgcctctctgtcttctcgttttcaatcttcttctcgcttccaacctgcttcgtcttctcacATCcagtctccctcttctcgctcccaatctgtctctccttcttctccttcatctccttcgtctcggcGGCCGTGGGTGAAGTGGACGCCTCCTGCAGGGGAGGCGGCACAGAGCAGGAGGGGTGTTGGCTCTGGGGAGGCGAGGGCGGCGTCAATGTCGTCTTCCCCTGCGTCTCTGTTGTTCTCgctcgagaaacgagaagaggaagagtcCCGCATGGCTGCCCTGCGGGCGGCTCTGTCTGCGGAGGAAGTCGCAGCTTTGCAGAAAGAGGTCGCGGAGAAAGTCGCCGCGCTGCCGGCGGAGTTTCTGCAGGCCTGCCGCCACGACGAGAAGGTCCAGGCATTTGCGCAGCAACCGGACGAGAACGCGGCAGGCCGAGTTGAGGATCGAAGtccagaaaagaaacaatcggagacagctgcgaaGAA GTTGACtgcggcgtcttcttcgcctctaACCTTCTCTCCAGTCCAGTCATGGCCCTGCGTGGTTCCGGCCAATGGGTCCGCCGTCTCCACTCTGCTGACTCTGGCGAATTATCGCCTAACAGACTGCGAGCGTCTCCGCGCCATGCAGCCTcccgcttcctccttttcgtctcctttcgcgttttcttcttcgcattcggcgtctccgtccagtgtcgcgttttctccagcgCCCTTCCCAGCCGTGGCTCCGAGCCTGTTGCTGTCGCCAGAGGGGAAAACCGCCGACGCGCTGTTCCACGGGCACAAGCAGTACGCGAGAGCGGCGCAGATTCTTCAGGAAGCGCCACTCGCGGTGCGGTCTCTTCCAGAAGCTCTGGTCCTCTTTCGCCTGAGGGGCCTCGCGTTCAAGGGCGCCGAGAAGCGCGTCAAAATGGAGCCCAATTCGGAGACAGGGACCCCGGCGCCGGTGTTCGCCTCGAGCACGCTCCAGGCTGTCGCAGAGGCGCTGGAGACAGGAACATGTGCGGAAATTCGAGAACGgaaacagcagaagagagtggAGGCGATCGCGAGTCTCATGCAGGTCGACGGCGTTGGGAGAAAGACTGCAGAAATCGTGGTCGACCGATGCGGCATTCTCTCGCCGGAAGAGCTCCGCCTCAACCTCGCGGTCGCGAttcgcgaggaagaggcgaaggcgagaggaggcgatGGTGACGGTGGAGACAGCTCACACGGAGGGAAGGTCGCTGGCAAGCGGGgaaagcggaggaagaaagcagagaccgaagagcgagaagaaagcgccggagacgcaggaacAGCCTCGACTCTCCTCAGCCTCTTCACTACCCCGCAACTGAGAGCGAACGTCCTCCACGGCGCGGCGCTAACGGCTCCCATGCACCCATCCGAATTTCTAGTGTGGCAAAAAAAACTTGTCGCCGCTATCGGCGACTCCACTTTCGATTgtctcaccttctccctGACCTCCACAGACTCCactgcctctcctttttctccttcggcgttgtctccttcgtctttgtctccgtccacttcgtctctcgcatCTTCTTCTGGTGCGACGTCTGAAGAGACAAGCCATTCTTTGGATgcgagggaaggagaaagagaggacgaatTGAGTACCGAGGGTATGGTGACGCCTGTGGTGGCGGTTGGCGGAGGCCTTTTCTCGAGGTCGGGGTCTGCGTCTGGGCTGCGTTCCGCAACTCGCGCGCGAGAGATCGATGTCCTTCTGTCGATGCTTCCCGAACCTCTGCCTGTgccgcctgcctctctgctgtctcgcgCTGGGGAGGGCGACggtcggagacagagacaggcttCTCAGCAGAAAACTGGACAAAGTGGAGAGTCCGAGGCCGTTTTTGCGGCTCTGGATtggacagaggcgagacgcaAGGACCTCCTGAACGGCGTAAagcaaaggaaaaacgaactcCTCACCCGTTTCCTCGATGTCCTTCAGAGACACAATCTGGTGGAGCATCTTCTAGAAGAGAAACTCAGCCACACTGCCTTCCCCTCGGCCCGGCTCATTGTGCGGCTCCCCTGGAATGCAGTCGCAAAGAGACAG CTTCGCGTTCGCGTTGTCTCGCCAGACCTGTTGCCTTTTGCCAGCCTGGAGAGTCGCTGCTCAGCGACGTCCTTCAAAGAAATTCAGGAGCACGTGAGGAAGCATTTCGACTGTCAGCTGACCCCTGAGCGTCtcatcttttcttcttcttcgcaaCCGAATTTGCGTTTTTCCGACGTCTCTTTGCCAGACGCTGGGGGCTGTGGAAGCGCAGAGGGAGGCTCTGGAGTGAAGGAGCATctagaaagagaaggcagcggaACGCAGAGTGAagtgaggagggagaagctCAAGGGATTGGTGGAGAAGTGGATTTTCACAGAAGATCAACTGATACAGGCTCTCGAATTGCCAGTACCCCTGTCTCTCGGCCAACGTCTCGTTagtctctccttccgtgGATACATCAGTGCCTCGGGACCGCAGAGACAGTCAGCCAGCAGATAA